The following coding sequences are from one Capsicum annuum cultivar UCD-10X-F1 chromosome 3, UCD10Xv1.1, whole genome shotgun sequence window:
- the LOC107856152 gene encoding non-specific lipid transfer protein GPI-anchored 10: MASTTALIISLLFVLVPTTLSQTFGNIPAGPTVSSCGPLLFQLAPCGPFVQGVSPSPTQRCCINLRQLYSQQPGCLCLLLNQTGISTLPLNATLALQLPLLCSMHVDNSTCSVSEGLPPNSPTPQVSLGTNSNSTVAASPMVTVAPKTASILGLGFNTSSAANFNAKESLIITVLAASWGALFWL, translated from the exons ATGGCTTCTACTACTGCTCTTATTATTTCACTTCTATTTGTTCTTGTACCTACCACCCTTTCACAGACCTTTGGTAACATACCTGCAGGCCCCACCGTGTCGTCGTGTGGGCCACTCCTGTTTCAATTGGCTCCCTGTGGACCGTTCGTGCAGGGCGTGTCGCCCTCACCGACACAGCGGTGTTGCATTAACCTTAGGCAACTCTATAGCCAGCAACCAGGTTGCCTTTGCCTGCTGCTCAATCAAACTGGCATCAGCACTCTTCCTCTCAACGCTACATTAGCTCTTCAGTTGCCACTTCTTTGCAGTATGCATGTTGACAACTCAACTTGTTCAG TTTCTGAAGGACTGCCTCCTAACTCACCAACACCTCAAGTTTCTCTCGGGACAAATAGCAATTCAACTGTTGCTG CTTCACCAATGGTAACAGTCGCGCCTAAGACGGCCAGCATTTTGGGTTTAGGGTTTAACACCAGCTCTGCTGCAAACTTCAACGCGAAGGAGAGTTTGATCATCACAGTGCTAGCAGCTTCATGGGGTGCATTATTCTGGCTCTAG
- the LOC124897248 gene encoding uncharacterized protein LOC124897248 → MTQKLCCMVMRINIDCKGCYMKVSRALLTIPELETRFIEKSHSRVIVCGNFVPQDVAIKIRKKTNRRVEILEIQDLSTVKDDEKQEQMPLVTSCDNHQGQGEAETYVTSQNPQPHTYFQVYR, encoded by the exons ATGACTCAGAAG TTGTGTTGCATGGTGATGAGGATAAACATAGATTGTAAAGGATGTTACATGAAAGTAAGCCGGGCACTTCTCACTATACCAG AGCTGGAGACAAGATTCATAGAGAAAAGTCACAGCAGAGTAATTGTATGTGGGAACTTTGTGCCACAAGATGTTGccataaaaataagaaagaagacaAATAGGAGGGTTGAAATATTGGAGATACAAGATTTAAGTACTGTCAAAGATGATGAAAAGCAAGAGCAAATGCCCTTAGTAACCTCTTGTGACAACCACCAAGGGCAAGGTGAAGCAGAAACATATGTAACATCACAAAATCCACAACCACACACGTACTTTCAAGTTTACCGCTAA
- the LOC107861901 gene encoding aluminum-activated malate transporter 9 — translation MVRKMSAFRKSFEEKREKERLLSSCNGDYTELPGFRHTLYYEESSGCCSSLRVKLSELWKEWKRVAVKAMEMGRTDPRKIIFSAKMGLALMLISLLIFFKEPVEELSRYSVWAILTVVVVFEFSIGATLSKGFNRGLGTLSAGGLALGMAELCQLAGDWEEVVIVAGIFITGFFITYAKQYPAMKPYEYGFRVFLITYCFIMVSGYHTREFIQTAVSRFLLIALGAGVSLAVNICVYPIWAGEDLHNLVAKNFISVATSLEGCISEYLNCVEYKRIPSKILTYQAADDPVYNGYRSAVESTSQEEALVAFAIWEPPHGPYKMIRYPWKNYVKVSGALRYCAFMVMALHGCILSEIQAPAERRQVFRKELQRVSTAGAKVLREIGEKVKKMEKLGSVDILYEVHEAAEALQKKVDQKSYLFVNSENWEIGTRATVVDTPQEPGSLDDDRNSFLHHRSHSETVINIDSILNSKSWDNRTCNFASNNQAAGLTPQNTVEKPKFRTTHSLPKDNEALKEVEEEEDDKLEVSKTYESASALSLATFTSLLIEFVARLQNVVDSFEELSEKAKFKEAVDLSEASQKVSIWSRLKGFIKFWKREESSLPV, via the exons ATGGTGAGAAAAATGAGTGCGTTTAGAAAAAGCTTCGAAGAAAAACGAGAAAAAGAGCGGCTTCTTTCATCATGCAACGGCGATTACACTGAGTTACCTGGATTCCGACACACGCTTTATTACGAAGAGTCTTCCGGATGTTGTTCTTCTTTAAGGGTGAAGTTATCTGAGTTATGGAAGGAATGGAAAAGAGTTGCTGTGAAAGCGATGGAGATGGGTCGAACCGACCCGAGAAAGATCATCTTCTCCGCAAAAATGGGTTTAGCATTGATGCTTATAtcgttgttgatattttttaaggAGCCGGTTGAGGAACTCAGCAGATACTCTGTATGGGCTATTCTTACTGTCGTCGTCGTTTTTGAGTTCAGTATTG GAGCCACTCTAAGCAAAGGGTTTAATCGTGGGCTTGGGACACTATCAGCTGGAGGACTTGCTCTTGGAATGGCTGAATTGTGTCAGTTGGCCGGAGACTGGGAAGAAGTTGTTATAGTTGCCGGTATATTCATAACAG GTTTTTTTATCACTTATGCAAAGCAGTACCCGGCAATGAAGCCCTATGAATATGGTTTCCGAGTTTTCCTGATAACATATTGTTTCATCATGGTATCCGGTTATCACACAAGAGAATTTATTCAAACAGCTGTAAGTCGGTTTTTGCTCATTGCACTTGGTGCTGGTGTTTCTTTAGCTGTGAACATTTGTGTGTATCCCATCTGGGCTGGTGAGGATCTTCACAATCTGGTGGCGAAGAATTTCATCAGTGTAGCTACTTCACTAGAAG GTTGTATCAGCGAATATCTGAACTGTGTCGAATATAAGAGGATCCCTTCAAAAATTCTTACTTACCAAGCAGCTGATGATCCAGTGTACAATGGCTACAGATCAGCAGTAGAATCTACAAGCCAAGAGGAAGCTCTG GTAGCATTTGCAATCTGGGAGCCACCCCATGGTCCATATAAGATGATCAGATATCCTTGGAAAAACTATGTCAAAGTTAGCGGCGCATTAAGGTATTGCGCTTTCATGGTTATGGCGCTGCATGGCTGTATACTATCTGAAATACAG GCGCCTGCTGAAAGAAGACAGGTTTTCCGTAAGGAGCTTCAGAGAGTAAGTACGGCAGGTGCCAAAGTGTTGAGAGAAATTGGGGAGAAAGTGAAAAAGATGGAGAAGTTGGGATCAGTGGACATTCTTTATGAAGTGCATGAAGCAGCAGAAGCGTTGCAAAAAAAAGTGGATCAGAAGTCTTATCTTTTCGTCAATTCAGAAAACTGGGAAATCGGAACACGAGCCACAGTAGTGGATACTCCCCAGGAGCCTGGAAGCCTGGATGATGACAGAAACTCTTTTCTACACCACAGGTCTCATAGTGAAACAGTCATCAACATCGACTCCATCCTTAACTCAAAAAGTTGGGATAACAGGACGTGTAACTTCGCTAGTAACAACCAAGCTGCAGGATTAACCCCACAAAACACAGTGGAGAAACCAAAATTCCGAACAACACATTCTCTGCCTAAAGATAATGAAGCACTAAAGGAGGTGGAAGAGGAAGAGGACGACAAGCTAGAAGTGTCGAAGACATACGAAAGTGCCAGTGCTTTGTCTTTAGCAACATTCACATCCCTTCTCATTGAATTTGTTGCAAGACTTCAAAACGTAGTAGACTCATTCGAGGAATTAAGTGAGAAAGCAAAATTTAAGGAAGCTGTGGATTTGTCTGAAGCGTCGCAGAAAGTTTCCATATGGTCTAGGTTAAAAGGGTTTATAAAGTTTTGGAAAAGAGAGGAGAGCAGTTTGCCAGTTTAG